From Chiloscyllium punctatum isolate Juve2018m chromosome 36, sChiPun1.3, whole genome shotgun sequence, the proteins below share one genomic window:
- the LOC140460511 gene encoding uncharacterized protein, whose product MEKPEESCPMEKPWKCGDCGKCFSFPSALETHRCSHTGERPFPCPECGKGFTSSSNLMAHLWVHIAERPFSCPECEKSFAQASTLVAHQQVHTGVRSFPCPECGKAFSKSANLLTHRWVHTGERPFSCSECGKAFGNSPALLRHQYVHTGERPFACPECGKGFKRSSDLLDHHRVHSGERPFACPKCSRRFTSSSNLQRHQRGHQQIPPATLMRVTPRTEPPACSDSGCRGSVSLCFLLDSTPTPLPSSTNPRLAHGRHSSSVISATVSHRQGPGFDSTLRVTVFVEFVHSPPMSARVSSGCSHNPNMSK is encoded by the coding sequence atggagaaacccgaggaatcctgccccatggagaaaccgtggaagtgtggcgactgtgggaaatgCTTCAGTTTcccatctgccctggagactcatcgatgcagtcacaccggggagaggccattcccctgccccgagtgtgggaagggtttTACCAGCTCCTCCAACCTGATGGCCCACTTGTGGGTCCACATAGCGGAGAGaccattctcctgccccgagtgtgAGAAGAGCTTTGCCCAGGCCTCTACCCTTGTGgcccaccagcaggtccacactgggGTGAGATCCTTcccctgccctgagtgcgggaaggccttcagcaaatcCGCCAACCTGTTGACCCACCGGtgggttcacactggggagaggcccttcagctgttctgagtgtgggaaggccttcggTAATTCccctgccctgctgaggcaccagtacgtccacaccggggagaggccattcgcctgcccggagtgtgggaagggctttaaacGCTCCTCTGACCTGCTGGACCACCACCGGGTCCActccggggagaggccgtttgcCTGCCCCAAGTGCAGTCGGAGGTTCACGTCGTCCAGTAACTTGCAGAGACACCAGAGGGGGCACCAGCAGATTCCGCCGGCGACGCTGATGAGGGtcacccccaggactgaacctcctgcctgttctgacagtgggtgcagggGGAGTGTCAGTCTTTGTTTTCTGCTAGAcagcacccccacacccctcccatcttCCACCAACCCCAGGTTGGCTCACgggcggcacagtagctcagtgattagtgcCACTGTGTCACATCGCCAGGGAccggggttcgattccaccctcagggtgactgtctttgtggagtttgtacattctccccccatgtctgcaagggtttcctctgggtgctcccacaatccaaacatgagcaagtga